The DNA window CTCGGGTGCCATGATCGTGCTGCTCGCCATCGCCGTGTTCATGGCCCTGACCGCACTGTCCGCTCCACTGGCCCGGCGCCGGGCCAGGGCCGCGGTCGCGGCGGAAGAGGTCTGCACCAGGGACGATGTGAAGGTCTAGCGGGCTGGCACAATGGCCGCAGGCCGATACGAGGAGGAACCGGTGGCGACTGCGCCTGGCGAGACGAATGCCGCGCCAGTACGAGGACGATCCACCCGGCAGCGGGCCGCCGTGGCGGCGGCGCTGGACGAGGTGGACGAGTTCCGCAGTGCCCAGGAACTCCACGACATGCTCAAGCACCGTGGCGATTCCGTGGGCCTGACCACGGTGTACCGCACCCTCCAGTCGCTCGCGGACGCCGGCGAGGTCGACGTCCTGCGCACCAGCGACGGCGAGTCCGTCTACCGGCGCTGCTCCACCGGGGACCACCACCACCACCTGGTCTGCCGCAAGTGCGGCAAGGCGGTTGAGGTGGAGGGCCCGGCCGTGGAGAAGTGGGCCGAGTCCATCGCCGCCGAGCACGGCTTCGTGAACGTGGCCCACACCGTGGAGATCTTCGGCACCTGCGCCGACTGCGCCGCGGCCGGCTAGAACCGCGTCAGGTTCCGGTCCAGGACCGCCCGCAGCCGGTCCGCGTCCGAGGGGCGGCGAGCCCGCGTATACGGCGGATCCCCGCCCGCGGTGTCCGCGGACGGGGATCCTGGGCGGCGGTCGTCAGCCGGCCGCGCCCGGCCCCTCGGGCTGGTTGGGGACGGCGCCGCCGAAGCGGCGGTCGCGCTGGGCGTACTCCAGGCAGGCCTGCCAGAGGTTGCGCCGGTCGAAATCCGGCCACAGCACGTCCTGGAAGACCATCTCGGCGTACGCGCTCTGCCAGAGCAGGTAGTTGGAGGTGCGCTGCTCGCCGCTCGGGCGCAGGAACAGGTCCACGTCCGGCATGTCCGGGTAGTACATGTACTTCGCGAAGGTCTTCTCGTTGACCTTCGACGGGTCCAGCTTGCCGGCCGCGACATCGCGGGCGATGGCCTGCGCCGCGTCCGCGATCTCGGCGCGACCTCCGTAGTTCACGCAGAAGTACAGGGTCATCGCGTCGTTGTCGACGGTCTGCTCCTGGGCCACCTGGAGCTCCTGGACGACCGACTTCCACATCTTCGGCATGCGGCCGACCCAGCGGATCCGGATGCCCAGTTCGTTCATCTCGTCGCGGCGGCGCCGGATGACGTCGCGGTTGAAGTTCATCAGGAAGCGGACCTCGTCGGGCGAGCGCTTCCAGTTCTCCGTCGAGAAGGCGTACAGGGAGAGGTTCTTGACGCCCATCTCCAGGCAGCCCTTGAGCACGTCGAGCACGACGCCCTCACCCACCTTGTGGCCCTCGGTGCGCGGCAGGCCGCGCTCCTTGGCCCAGCGGCCGTTGCCGTCCATGACGACCGCGACGTGGTTCGGGACCAGCTCGCCGGGGATCTTCGGCGGGCGCTCACCGGACGGGTGCGGCTCGGGAACCTTGTACTCGCGGCGAGAGCGTCCCAGTATCCCGCGTCGTGCCATGTGCCCAGCTCCTATTTCTCGACGTAACGCAGGGAGCGTAGCCCGCGCTCCAGATGCCAGTGCAAATAGGCGGAGACCAGCCCGCTGCCCTCCCGCACGTGACGCGCCTCGCACGCGTCGGCATGGTTCCAGTCGCCCGTCAGCAGGGCGCTGAGCAGGGCGATGGCCTCCGACGAGGGTACGACGCTGCCGGGCACCCGGCAGTCCCCGCATATCACTCCGCCCGCGGCGACGGAGAAGTGCCGGTTGGGGCCGTGGATGCCGCACTTCGCGCAGTCGTCGAAGCTGGGCGCGTACCCGTTGACGGCGAGGGAGCGCAGCAGGAAGGCGTCGAGGATGAGGTGGGGTTCGTGTTCGCCGCGCGAGAGCGTGCGCAGGGCGCCGACGAGCAGCAGGTACTGCTGCACGGCGGGCT is part of the Streptomyces subrutilus genome and encodes:
- a CDS encoding Fur family transcriptional regulator, producing MATAPGETNAAPVRGRSTRQRAAVAAALDEVDEFRSAQELHDMLKHRGDSVGLTTVYRTLQSLADAGEVDVLRTSDGESVYRRCSTGDHHHHLVCRKCGKAVEVEGPAVEKWAESIAAEHGFVNVAHTVEIFGTCADCAAAG
- a CDS encoding isoprenyl transferase; this translates as MARRGILGRSRREYKVPEPHPSGERPPKIPGELVPNHVAVVMDGNGRWAKERGLPRTEGHKVGEGVVLDVLKGCLEMGVKNLSLYAFSTENWKRSPDEVRFLMNFNRDVIRRRRDEMNELGIRIRWVGRMPKMWKSVVQELQVAQEQTVDNDAMTLYFCVNYGGRAEIADAAQAIARDVAAGKLDPSKVNEKTFAKYMYYPDMPDVDLFLRPSGEQRTSNYLLWQSAYAEMVFQDVLWPDFDRRNLWQACLEYAQRDRRFGGAVPNQPEGPGAAG
- the recO gene encoding DNA repair protein RecO — its product is MSLFRDDGIVLRTQKLGEADRIITLLTRGHGRVRAVARGVRRTKSKFGAGLEPFSHADVQFFARGSELVGRSLPLCTQTEIIAPYGNGIVTDYARYTAGTAMLETAERFAENEGEPAVQQYLLLVGALRTLSRGEHEPHLILDAFLLRSLAVNGYAPSFDDCAKCGIHGPNRHFSVAAGGVICGDCRVPGSVVPSSEAIALLSALLTGDWNHADACEARHVREGSGLVSAYLHWHLERGLRSLRYVEK